A genomic region of Candidatus Bathyarchaeota archaeon contains the following coding sequences:
- a CDS encoding radical SAM protein, which translates to MGKCQVCGEVSPLISGKLGVCLGCIRRKPGQALEVAKVAHARSRAVYGLPPEPPRDKGGLPCGVCANNCIIGASGCGYCGLVWNVGGRLVRFGGTVERGILEWYYDGLPTNCVSWWFCPGCTGSGYPRYAYKPEPEYGYYNLAVFYGACSYDCLFCQNWHYRNLSVKHKPAMSAKVLAGKAFDQKVSCICYFGGDPSPQMPHSLETSRIVLKRAEEEKRILRVCWETNGYMNPHLAEKAAELALQSGGNIKFDLKAWSEPLAIALCGVSNKPSLENFKLIGEKYYAKRPELPVLTASTLLVPGYVDAEEVEKIAQFISQISPEIPYTLLAFYPCYVMNDLPTTSRKQAIECKKAAEKHLQKVRLGNIHLLS; encoded by the coding sequence ATGGGGAAATGTCAGGTTTGCGGCGAGGTTTCGCCTTTAATTTCTGGGAAGCTTGGCGTTTGCTTAGGTTGTATTAGGCGGAAGCCCGGGCAAGCCCTTGAAGTTGCGAAGGTGGCGCATGCAAGAAGCCGGGCTGTTTATGGTTTGCCGCCTGAACCGCCTCGGGACAAGGGTGGTTTACCATGCGGTGTTTGCGCTAACAATTGTATTATTGGGGCGAGCGGATGCGGCTACTGTGGGCTTGTCTGGAATGTAGGCGGTCGACTTGTGCGTTTCGGCGGCACCGTTGAGCGGGGCATTTTAGAATGGTATTATGATGGATTGCCAACCAATTGTGTTAGTTGGTGGTTTTGTCCCGGTTGCACGGGAAGCGGCTATCCCAGATACGCCTACAAACCGGAGCCAGAATACGGCTACTACAATCTGGCGGTTTTTTATGGTGCATGCAGCTACGACTGCCTCTTCTGCCAGAACTGGCATTACCGCAACCTATCCGTCAAACATAAACCAGCCATGAGCGCCAAAGTACTAGCCGGAAAAGCCTTCGACCAAAAGGTTTCATGCATATGTTATTTTGGAGGTGATCCCTCGCCGCAGATGCCGCACTCGCTGGAGACAAGCCGCATAGTCCTAAAAAGGGCTGAAGAGGAAAAGCGTATACTTCGGGTTTGCTGGGAAACCAATGGCTACATGAATCCACACTTAGCTGAGAAAGCCGCAGAACTAGCCCTACAAAGTGGGGGCAACATTAAATTTGACTTGAAAGCATGGAGTGAGCCATTAGCCATAGCCCTATGCGGAGTTTCTAACAAACCTAGCCTTGAAAACTTCAAGTTAATAGGCGAAAAATACTATGCAAAACGTCCAGAGCTGCCAGTATTAACAGCGAGCACGTTGCTTGTGCCGGGATATGTGGATGCAGAAGAAGTCGAAAAAATAGCCCAATTCATAAGCCAAATAAGCCCAGAAATCCCTTACACGCTCTTGGCGTTCTATCCATGCTATGTTATGAATGATTTGCCAACCACGAGTCGAAAACAAGCAATAGAATGTAAAAAAGCCGCCGAAAAACACCTGCAAAAAGTACGATTGGGCAATATTCACTTGCTGTCATAA
- a CDS encoding MoaD family protein → MRISVRFFTTLREITGKREETLEFPDGERITLAKVLEKLAECHGKGFIDYVYDGKTGEVKGYLQFLINGRSASAIKGLETELVDGDVLAIIPPVGGG, encoded by the coding sequence ATGCGGATTTCGGTGCGCTTCTTCACCACGTTGCGGGAGATAACTGGCAAAAGAGAGGAAACCTTAGAGTTTCCAGATGGTGAACGCATAACTCTAGCGAAGGTTTTAGAAAAGCTGGCTGAATGCCATGGAAAAGGCTTTATAGACTACGTTTATGACGGTAAAACCGGCGAAGTTAAAGGTTATCTCCAATTCCTAATAAATGGACGAAGCGCCTCAGCCATCAAGGGGCTTGAAACAGAACTTGTAGACGGTGACGTCTTAGCGATTATTCCTCCGGTGGGCGGTGGCTGA
- a CDS encoding TCP-1/cpn60 chaperonin family protein — protein sequence MAYLTTTASGQPVLILKEGTARSRGREAQRNNIMAARIIGEVLKTTLGPRGMDKMLIDSLGDITITNDGAAILDEIEVEHPAAKMMVEVAKTQDDMVGDGTTTAVVLAGELLKKAEELLDQNIHPTIIVSGYRKAAQKAVEVINRIAKPVDIEDRETLRKVALTSMASKAVGTAKEHLAEIAIDAVKQIVEQRGDRRIADIDNIQIIKKTGKGLFESQLVKGVIIDKEVVHPGMPKKVENAKIALLDCPLEIEKTEFSAEIRIRDPSQMKAFLDQETQMLKEMVEKIKAAGANVVFCQKGIDDMAQHFLAKEGILAARRVKQSDMEKLARATGGRIVTDLDDLTPQDLGTAGLVEERKIGEDKMVFVEDCKNPRSVAILIRAGLERMVDEAERAMTDALSVVSDVIENSKVIAGGGAVETEIAKELRDYAAKVGGREQLAIEAFADSIEIVPRTLAENAGLEPIDIIVELRAAHEKTDGHFMGVNVFTGKIENMYNNGVVEPAIVKEQAIKSATEAASMILRIDDVIAASKPKEEKGKEKTPSETESEEF from the coding sequence ATGGCTTACTTAACAACAACAGCCTCAGGACAGCCCGTGTTAATCCTCAAAGAGGGAACCGCCAGAAGCCGTGGAAGGGAAGCCCAAAGAAACAACATTATGGCTGCCCGCATAATAGGCGAAGTTTTGAAAACAACTCTTGGACCACGTGGAATGGATAAGATGTTAATTGACAGTCTAGGTGACATAACTATAACTAATGACGGCGCCGCCATCTTAGACGAGATAGAAGTGGAGCATCCAGCGGCCAAAATGATGGTGGAAGTAGCCAAAACCCAGGACGACATGGTTGGCGACGGAACAACAACCGCAGTCGTCCTAGCAGGCGAACTCTTGAAAAAAGCCGAGGAGCTCCTAGACCAAAATATACATCCAACAATAATTGTCAGTGGCTATCGAAAAGCCGCCCAAAAAGCCGTTGAAGTTATAAATCGCATAGCCAAACCCGTTGACATTGAAGACAGAGAAACTCTACGCAAAGTGGCATTAACATCCATGGCAAGCAAAGCTGTAGGCACGGCCAAAGAACATTTAGCGGAAATAGCCATAGACGCTGTAAAACAAATAGTTGAACAAAGGGGCGACAGAAGAATCGCAGACATAGACAACATCCAAATCATAAAGAAGACAGGTAAAGGTCTCTTTGAATCCCAGCTTGTGAAAGGCGTAATCATAGACAAAGAAGTTGTCCATCCTGGAATGCCTAAGAAAGTTGAAAACGCTAAAATCGCACTGCTAGACTGTCCATTAGAGATTGAGAAAACAGAGTTTAGCGCAGAAATACGCATTCGCGATCCATCTCAAATGAAGGCTTTCCTAGATCAGGAAACCCAAATGCTAAAGGAAATGGTTGAAAAGATTAAAGCAGCAGGCGCTAACGTTGTCTTCTGCCAGAAAGGCATAGACGACATGGCACAGCACTTCTTGGCAAAAGAAGGTATACTGGCCGCTAGAAGAGTCAAACAATCAGACATGGAAAAACTTGCAAGGGCCACGGGAGGCAGAATAGTCACAGATCTCGATGACTTGACGCCCCAAGACTTGGGCACCGCTGGCCTAGTGGAAGAACGCAAAATCGGCGAGGACAAAATGGTTTTCGTTGAAGATTGCAAGAACCCACGTTCAGTCGCCATATTAATAAGGGCTGGCCTTGAAAGAATGGTGGATGAAGCAGAACGCGCTATGACGGACGCTCTCTCGGTGGTTTCAGATGTCATAGAAAACAGCAAAGTCATAGCAGGTGGAGGCGCCGTTGAAACAGAAATTGCCAAAGAATTACGAGACTACGCCGCCAAAGTTGGAGGAAGAGAGCAGCTTGCTATAGAGGCTTTTGCAGACTCCATAGAAATAGTTCCAAGAACCCTAGCAGAAAACGCTGGGCTAGAGCCAATAGACATAATAGTTGAACTAAGAGCAGCCCACGAGAAAACAGACGGCCACTTCATGGGTGTAAACGTCTTCACAGGAAAAATCGAAAACATGTACAATAATGGCGTCGTCGAACCAGCCATAGTCAAAGAACAAGCCATAAAATCAGCAACAGAAGCTGCTTCCATGATACTGCGTATAGACGATGTCATAGCAGCATCAAAACCGAAAGAAGAAAAGGGCAAAGAGAAAACGCCAAGCGAAACTGAAAGCGAAGAATTCTAA
- a CDS encoding 2-oxoacid:acceptor oxidoreductase subunit alpha, with translation MRFAKPGVYFWQGSEACAEAALVAGCRFFAGYPITPATDIAEHLAKRLPQVGGIAIQMEDEIASIGAVIGASWAGAKAMTTTSGPGFSLMQEGIGYAFMTETPCVIVDVQRVGPSTGQATKCAQGDVMQSRWGTHGDYSAIVLSPNSVQEMFNLTTRAFNLAEKYRTPVILLSDEVVVHMREKVVVPPVEKLEILNRRKPKPGEKAFFGHEEVPPMPSVGEGFNVAVTGSTHDEFGIRYTADPVVHRRLVERLNGKIQNHVDEIAEVEAYNIENCKIGVVAYGCSSRAVYDAVDEAEARGISVGYVRLKTIWPFPEKVVRGLAETAEKIIVPEMNLRQIFYEVARAVGGEAKVIPINKIGGGELITPEELLNKILEEV, from the coding sequence ATGAGGTTCGCCAAACCTGGTGTTTACTTTTGGCAGGGAAGCGAGGCGTGCGCTGAAGCCGCGTTAGTGGCAGGGTGCCGTTTTTTTGCTGGATATCCTATAACCCCGGCAACTGATATTGCCGAGCATTTAGCGAAGCGACTTCCACAAGTAGGCGGCATAGCAATTCAAATGGAAGATGAAATAGCCTCTATCGGAGCTGTTATAGGTGCTAGTTGGGCTGGAGCGAAGGCGATGACTACAACATCTGGCCCGGGCTTCAGCCTGATGCAGGAAGGTATAGGATACGCGTTCATGACTGAAACACCATGTGTTATAGTTGACGTGCAAAGGGTTGGACCAAGCACCGGGCAGGCCACAAAATGTGCGCAGGGTGACGTTATGCAATCTCGCTGGGGCACCCATGGCGACTATTCGGCTATTGTGCTTTCGCCAAACTCTGTTCAGGAAATGTTTAACCTAACCACAAGAGCCTTTAACCTCGCCGAAAAATATCGCACTCCGGTGATTCTCCTTTCAGACGAAGTGGTTGTCCACATGCGTGAAAAAGTTGTGGTTCCACCGGTGGAGAAACTTGAGATACTGAATAGGCGGAAACCCAAGCCTGGCGAAAAGGCCTTCTTTGGTCATGAAGAGGTCCCACCAATGCCGAGTGTCGGCGAAGGGTTCAATGTAGCCGTTACAGGTTCAACTCACGATGAATTTGGCATAAGATACACGGCTGATCCGGTTGTGCATCGACGGCTGGTGGAAAGACTTAATGGAAAAATTCAAAATCATGTTGACGAAATCGCTGAAGTGGAGGCCTACAACATTGAAAACTGCAAGATTGGAGTTGTGGCGTACGGTTGCTCCTCGCGGGCAGTGTATGATGCAGTTGATGAAGCTGAAGCCAGAGGCATAAGTGTAGGTTATGTAAGACTTAAAACTATTTGGCCGTTTCCAGAGAAGGTTGTCAGAGGACTTGCTGAAACAGCTGAGAAAATAATTGTTCCAGAAATGAACCTACGCCAAATTTTCTACGAAGTCGCAAGAGCTGTGGGGGGCGAGGCAAAAGTTATTCCCATTAACAAAATCGGCGGAGGTGAACTCATAACTCCTGAAGAGCTGCTTAACAAGATTCTGGAGGAGGTGTGA